A window of the Schistocerca nitens isolate TAMUIC-IGC-003100 chromosome 5, iqSchNite1.1, whole genome shotgun sequence genome harbors these coding sequences:
- the LOC126260344 gene encoding putative gustatory receptor 28b, with the protein MMLKCDSCVQFDELQKVHHILYDLVRDINAAYGLQNFAEVTTSLFNVILNIYLAAVNFLHIGAPWFGQSKTEGVRQVLPYVLMSVWRLVIIVYSCDVVIQEANRTEQLINKLLLLTTLGNCGHWKGLQSFARQIARSRLHYDALGLFSLDRVLLANCVATLTTYLVILVQFGLSGDNKT; encoded by the coding sequence ATGATGTTGAAATGTGACAGCTGCGTTCAGTTCGACGAGCTACAGAAGGTTCATCATATTCTTTACGATTTGGTTAGAGATATCAATGCAGCATACGGATTACAAAACTTCGCAGAAGTAACGACGTCTCTTTTTAAtgttattctaaatatttacttagCAGCAGTTAATTTCCTTCATATAGGAGCCCCCTGGTTTGGTCAATCTAAAACAGAAGGTGTGCGCCAAGTTTTGCCATATGTGTTGATGTCAGTGTGGCGCTTGGTAATCATAGTGTACAGCTGTGATGTGGTCATCCAGGAGGCCAACCGCACAGAACAGCTGATCAacaagctgctgctgctgacaACACTTGGCAACTGTGGCCATTGGAAAGGACTGCAGAGCTTCGCCCGCCAGATAGCTCGCAGTCGACTCCATTACGACGCTTTAGGACTCTTCTCCCTTGACCGAGTACTGCTGGCGAACTGTGTGGCCACTTTGACGACGTACCTCGTGATTCTCGTCCAATTTGGCTTGTCTGGAGacaacaaaacat